A genomic region of Thermoanaerobaculia bacterium contains the following coding sequences:
- a CDS encoding DUF2752 domain-containing protein: MKLSLSRDTIDPPYGFIFMAVVAAAGLFFLFIYPFLPLHVRHCVFHQMTGYPCPTCGSTRAALTLLHGHPIQALAYNPLAILSGMALGVWGMASFFFEILGKRRFKLEMSKKEGNLLRVSAILAILLNWAWLIYWGV; encoded by the coding sequence ATGAAGCTTTCGCTGTCCCGGGATACGATCGACCCTCCGTACGGCTTTATCTTCATGGCGGTCGTCGCGGCGGCCGGTCTCTTCTTCCTGTTCATCTACCCCTTCCTGCCCCTCCATGTCAGGCACTGCGTCTTTCACCAGATGACGGGCTATCCCTGCCCAACCTGCGGTTCCACCCGGGCCGCCCTGACCCTTCTTCACGGACACCCCATTCAGGCCCTGGCCTATAATCCCCTGGCGATCCTCTCCGGCATGGCTCTGGGTGTGTGGGGCATGGCCTCGTTCTTCTTCGAGATCCTGGGAAAGCGCCGATTCAAGCTGGAGATGTCCAAAAAGGAAGGCAACCTTCTCCGCGTCTCTGCCATCCTCGCCATCCTCCTCAACTGGGCCTGGCTTATTTACTGGGGGGTTTGA
- the alr gene encoding alanine racemase: MIHTTWCEISTDNLLHNVRIFRELTGPDIKIMAVIKANAYGHGMGLAAKTLAPAVEMFGVHSAVEALDLCALCLDRPILIMGYILKEQVAWFRDRDVHILASTPEVLDAVAEVAPNLPIHLKIETGTNRQGFTLAELPGVMERARSLGLTIEGAATHFANIEDTTDHSFARTQMSRFEGALETIRENGANPTLIHTACSAAALLFPDTYYSMIRIGISLYGHWPSKETIVSWRMTTGGQNGLSLHPCLTWKTVVGQIKILRRGESVGYGCTWKATRESKIAVLPIGYSDGYDRKLSSRASVLIGGHRAPVVGRVCMNIVMVDVTDLENVKVGDEVVLLGRQGDEVIRAEELGEMIGTINYEVLSRISPLIPRIAV, from the coding sequence ATGATCCATACCACCTGGTGTGAAATTTCCACGGACAACCTTCTACACAACGTACGAATCTTTCGGGAACTCACGGGCCCCGACATCAAGATCATGGCCGTTATCAAGGCCAACGCCTACGGCCACGGCATGGGGCTCGCGGCAAAAACTCTCGCTCCCGCCGTGGAGATGTTCGGGGTGCACAGCGCCGTGGAGGCCCTCGATCTCTGCGCCCTCTGCCTCGACCGCCCGATCCTGATCATGGGGTACATCCTGAAGGAGCAGGTTGCCTGGTTCAGGGACAGGGACGTGCACATCCTCGCCTCCACGCCCGAAGTCCTGGATGCGGTGGCGGAGGTCGCGCCGAACCTGCCCATCCATCTCAAGATCGAGACCGGAACAAACCGCCAGGGGTTCACGTTGGCGGAGCTTCCCGGCGTCATGGAGCGAGCCAGGTCTCTCGGCCTGACCATCGAGGGCGCGGCCACTCACTTTGCCAACATCGAGGACACGACGGACCACTCCTTCGCCCGGACCCAGATGTCCCGCTTCGAGGGCGCCCTGGAAACAATCCGGGAAAACGGCGCCAACCCGACGCTGATCCACACGGCCTGTTCCGCCGCAGCCCTCCTTTTCCCCGACACCTATTATTCGATGATCCGCATCGGGATCTCCCTCTACGGTCACTGGCCCAGCAAGGAAACAATCGTCTCGTGGCGCATGACAACCGGGGGACAAAACGGCCTGAGCCTTCACCCATGCCTGACCTGGAAGACCGTCGTGGGCCAGATCAAAATTCTGCGCCGGGGGGAATCGGTGGGGTACGGCTGTACGTGGAAGGCGACCCGGGAATCGAAGATCGCGGTTCTGCCCATCGGCTACTCCGACGGGTACGACCGGAAGCTCTCCAGCCGCGCCTCGGTCCTGATTGGCGGCCATCGGGCCCCCGTCGTGGGCCGTGTCTGCATGAACATTGTCATGGTCGACGTGACCGACCTGGAAAATGTGAAGGTGGGCGATGAAGTGGTCCTTCTCGGCCGCCAGGGGGACGAAGTGATCCGTGCCGAGGAGTTGGGCGAGATGATCGGCACGATCAACTACGAGGTCCTCTCCCGGATCTCCCCCCTGATCCCGCGTATCGCCGTATGA